tcattgtggtggcttctcttgttgcggagcacagactctaggcgtgtggacttcagtagttgtggctcacgggctctacagcgcaggctcagtagttgtggcgcacgggcttagttgctctgcggcatgtgggatcttcctggaccagggctcgaacccgtgtcccctgcattagcaggcggattcttaaccactgcgccaccagggaagtcccaaagagtTTTTATCCTGAtagttatataattatttcttcatctttgaTGTTATTACCATATATTATCAACATACAAGTATATTACCATGACTTTccctatttttatattatatagttTGCTTTTGCTAActctaaaattgttttattttattatatttaatttttttttaaagaacataacatgcaatttataaatttattttatttatttatttttggctgctttgggtcttcgttgctgcacgtgggctttctctagttgcggtgagtgggggttactcttcgttgcggtgcatgggcttctcattgcagtggcttctcttgttgcagagcacgggctccagtagttgcggcatgtgggctcagtagttgtggcgcacgggcttagctgctccacagcatgtgggatcttcccagactaaggctcgaacccgtgtcccctgcatcggcaggcggattcttagccactgcgccaccagggaagccctttatttaattttaattttaattttttggctgtgccgcacggcttgcaggatcttagttccccaaccagggattgaacctgggccacagcagcgaaagggccgagtcctaaccactggactgccagggaattccgaagttttattttaaattaaatcataaaattaaaaaacagcaaGTGGAACTACTAGGCttgcaacaaaaacagaaatcttcTACTCCATCCCTTCCTACCCCTGAGTTAGTTCCTCACTTTTAATATGAATAAACAACTAAAGATCACTGGACATTCCAGGAAAGACTCCAACCCAAAAAGACACATAGAAAAAAGGAGCCTAAAGGAAATAGAGACAacacagagacatgaaaacttaaatatatatgtaaatcttAGAAAGGTAGGAGAAGATACTCTATCCATAAAACAAGgacaaaatattatgaaaaaaggAACAGAGTAAGAAAGAGCTCTTATACGAATGGCTGTAGTAAACATTTGATGTACAGAGTTTAGAGATAAAGTCAAGAAAACCTCCCAAACTCAACAGATTTCgccaaaaaaagatacacaaagagCACTTGCAAAGATGCTATACTTTATTAGCCACCATGGAaactcaaatcaaaaccacagtgaggtactaCTATACCCACCatgatggctataatcaaaaagagcaATAattacaagtgttggtgaggatgtggagaaattagaaccctcgtGTGcggctggtgggaatgttaaatggtgcagccactgtggaaaagtttagcaggttcctcagaaagttaaacacagaattatcatatgacccagcaattccactcctacttatatacccaaaggaaatgaacacagatccacacaaaaacttgtacacaaatgtgcacagcagcattattcatactagcccaaaagtggaaacaattcaaatgtccatcaacagataaatgtataaataaaatgtagtattatccataaaatggagtattattcCACAATAAGGAATAAagaactgatacatgctacaacatggatgaaccttaaaaacatgcagcaaaagaaaccagacacaaaagcccTGTCATACAACCATActatatgactccatttacataagtgtccagaataggcaaatccacagaaacagaatTAGTGGTTGCTAAGAGctagtggggaggaggggatgaggagtgactgcttatggtcatggggtttctttttggagtgatgaaaatgttctgaatttAGATaacagtgatggttgcacaacattatgagtGTACTaactgccactgaactgtacactttaaaagggtaaattttatggcatgtgaattatatctcaataaagttgttatagcatgcaaaaaaaagaaaagaaaaaaaaaaaagaaagccttccagaaagagagacaacaaaaagataagagaaaggaaagatcaGAGACAGGATCAACTCAGCAGATCCAACATGTGAGTGACAGGAatttcagagagagaaaacagaacaagTGGAAgtgaggaaattattttaaaaaattagtacaaGACTATTTCTgcaagagacaaaagacctgagtCTCCACATAAAAGTGGCCTATTAACTACTGGCACAAAGACCCATTCCAGGGCACATCATTGAGAAATTTCATAAGAGAGGTAAAGTGAAGATCCTAACAGATCCTAACAGCTTCCAGagataaaataatacaaaggacTGAGAACTGGAATGGCCTCACACTTTTCAGCACAAGTAATGGAAGCTAAACATAATACGGCCTCTTTAAGATTCTGAGGGAAAGTTActttcaactttattttaatatttatatataaattatatctacatttatatacaaaaataatttgtatttactATTTTCAACTTTACACCCAGCCAAACTATATGAGGTCTGAATAAAGACATACAGTTTCCAAAAATTTATCTCCAACTGAAGGTGTGCTCCCGTAAAGTGAGGGGCTAAAACCAGGAAAGCGGAAGACCATGTTGTCCGAAAAAGCAGGGTGTCCATCACAGTAAAGTAGCCAAGGGCAGTCCCAGGTGACAAAAAGGGAAGTCTCTGGACAGCAGCCTGGCAGCAGGCCCAGAAAGCAAGCTGGCCAGATCAGGGCAGAGGACAGAGGGCAGCAGGAAAAAATAGGAGATCATGAGATTATCTGATACGTTTGCACACCTGGAAAATAATATTGATGAGGGGCTGGCCGATCTGGTGGAGCatgtgaaaaaaatgacaaataagagCTTAGAAAATAAAGTGTATAAAAAAAATGAGGCAACCATTCAttctaggaaaaacaaaatgtataagaaaatgaaatcataatatACCACAAGGCTCTGCAGTGAACATCATTTACATGCTCATAGCAAACAGAAATATTGGTTGTTTTTTAACCCCAAACTGATGTAATATATGGAGGGTGGGGCACAGGAAGTGGAGGTGACAGAGCTAAATACTGAGCTATTACAGTAGAGATCAATACATAATGACGATTAATTtgagaggaaataaaaggtaatcccatttaaaaagaaatatgaaggtAAATACCAGAATACACAGTTGACGAGAGCTGAAAGTGGGGAAGGCTGAGGAAGGGCAGAGGGCTGGATGGTTTCTGTTAGAAGCCATTTAGTGCTCTCTCTGATCCTTGCCTCTGTTCTGATTGTGTAAACACTATTATAAAAGGTTATTAGGTATATAACTCACAACAGTTCCCTGCACACCAGTGGGTGTGACATCAAAGCTGGGGACTGGCCTATAGAGAGTGAAAACAGGGCCTCTGAGTCACCAAGGGGTGGTTTCCTCAGGCCCTGCCCCACCAGGGGTCGGTGGGATGCTGGCTCCATCCCTTCTGGAAACTCCGGAGAACTGTCCTTCCTGCACGGTCTGTGAACGGGAGCCATCTAGGGGCTGGAGCTTCCCAGGGGCCTGCCTCCAAACCACCCCTCCCCTGTATCAAACACCTGTGAATCTAGGCTCCCTACATATTTCTAGCTCTTTCTAGAACTATTTTCTAACTTCTTGGGGGTATTTTTGGAAACAGGCATGGTATAGACAGAAGCCTAAGTGGGAAAGTAGATGACTTCTGTCTAACCCATTCATAGTTCTTCACACCCTGCTGAGGTTCACAGTTAGATCCCTGGTGCTGAGGTCCAGTTAGATCCCTGGTGCTTGGCacgcagtaggtgctcaataaggaGCCACCAAAGGCATAATTATGGTGCCAACTTTCTGTGTCCGGCACTTCGTCGGGCCCTGAACATGCACTGCCGCATCAGAGGGTAGGATAATCTCCATgttataggtaaggaaactgaggctcaaggaacctgcccaaggtcacttcACTAGTAAgggaagagctgggattcaaagccGGGGGCTGCTGACCCCACAGCCGGTGCAACTAGCAGCTGCTGCCGTAAATCCTTTCTGGAAAAAGGTTTGGTTAGGTcggtggatggatggaagaaaggaaagaatgagagTAAGGGGTGGAATCACAACCGACCCAGGAAGAGAACCTaagaaccccccacccccacctcggaGGCTGGGGCTGGCACCCGcacccctcccgccccgcccccccgggCCGGCCTCACAGCGCCCACCTTCTTCAGAGAGGCTGTTCTCTTTGGTCTCCTTGTCCATCTGGCAGCACCAGCCTTCCAGCCGCTCCGTTTCTGCCTGAAGCAGCTTCAAGAACCAGTAGCCGTCCCGGCGGCAGGCCCCTGGCTGTGCTGGCTCCGCGGGGGAGCTGGAGGACGTCTCCAGCCAGGGGTCGGGCGGGGGCAGCGAGGATGCCTCTAAGGCAGGGTCGCTGTCTTCTCCATAGGAGAGGTTGCGCTTGATCTGGGCAATCCTGGGGGTCTGCCTGGGGCCGGCATCGATGCTGATGGAGTCGGGGTGTGGGGTGCAGTCCGGGAGGCTCCTCTCAGATGACTTACAGCTCGAGTCGTTGGCATCCTGGGTATCCGAGTCGGTGTCCCGTCGGGAGGACATGCTGTGAGAGGGGGCGCTGCTTCTGTGGGTGcggggtggagtggggtggggacaggaagGGGTGAGTCACCCAGAGGGCCAGAGACCAGAGGCCACCCCGACCCGGACACACGGGAGACAGAGAAACGGATGCATCGTCTGCTCACCATGCGCCTGAAGCGGGTCCCACAGCCCCCGTCTCATTCTCTGCtcagcccccgccccgccccgcccacacgcacacgcacacgcacacacagacaagGTCATAAGGTTGCCTGTTCACTGCACTGGGGCCAGGACGCCCACCAACGCCAGGGTGCCGGGCCACGTCTCCGCCCGGCCTCGGCCCCCGTGGCTGATTAATCTCACAGAGCAAGCGCTCGTTGAGCACACCCGCCCGCCCAGCCTCCCACACCTGGGCCACCGCCCGCACCCCAAACCCAGCTCGGTTACTAGAAATCCAGCAAGGAGAAGTGGGTTAGGGAGAGCAGGAGGAGAAGGCgcaggagaggggagagcagagggagggagaggagaggggagaggcagCCAACACCTCGGTGCCACTTACCGCCAGTCGTCCTCTACCTGAACCCCGATGGACTGGAATTTGGTAGCGGGACTGGGCTCCTCTTTTGGCACTGGCTGAATGCAGTCAACCTTATTGAAGGACAACGACAGCAACGGCACggagacaaagacaaaaataaagaacaaacaccacACTTGCTGCTGAAATTCACATTAGTGGGACGACGCAAACGGACGTGTGGACAGACAGACACGAGGCATGCGGACACTGCACGTGGGCCTGAGGCCGGACCAGGTTAAGCCGGGCACTGCTCATTCGCGCGGAGGCGGGCGGGcaggtgggtgggaggtgggatggggtggagaTGACTGGCTTTCCCTACTCTGAGGAGGGTGCCATCACATCGATCGCTTTGGGTCCGTTGTCCTCCGAGAGGTGGGAATCGTTCCTTCTAGTCCTCTCCTTCACACGcatcagagagaagaaaaaaaaaaggacaacgaaagagaaagaaaacacacacacacaaagccacaGCCGTTATCTGGAGTAGTTGAAGCGGGGCTGTCTCGAGGCAAAGATCACTCCCCCAACCCTGCAGCTGAAGGGCAGGCTGGAGGCGCCTGCACTAAGGGCAAACCTTGGACAGTTCTGGATTTGAAAGCTGCCACCAAGGCAAGAGCCGGCCAAGTCGCTGGGCCCTATGGGATGCCAGCCCTGGGCCTCGATCACACTTCGCTGAGGTTACCTTCAGCACTGGGTGGGCCAGGGGAGCCACGTGCAAAGCTGGCACTCTTTCTCTATACCAGTGATGCCCTGGGCCTACCTTTTTTTCCGGGACACAGGTACGTGGCCACGGAGCAGCCAGGTCAGCCCCTCCGCCACCACTCATGAATGAAGGAGAACACACACTTGACCCAGGGCTCGAGGCGCCAAGGGGTGGGACGAGAGTTGTAGGGGTGTCCTTGGAAATTGGAGACTCTCGTCTCCTGGCTTCACAGAGGCCAGGGAGGCTTTCCCGGGCAGGGGCTGAGCACCAGGCTTCTCCTTGCCATGGGGGTGCAGCTGCACTTCTCCTTCAGCCAGAGCCAGCTCAGAGGATGCAGCATCACCGGGTCTCAAGAAGCTGCCTGGAGAgcatggagtgggggtggggtgagcccGGGGGAGAAGCCTGGATGGGCCCAAGAGCCAGAATACTCAGCCCTGCGTGAACTTCTGAGTGAAAGGATCAGGGTGAGTCTAACTCTCTCTCAGGTCTTCTGGAAAGATAAGAACATCCGGTTTGGCCAAGGAGAGGGTGGGGCTGCCCAaacaaagaccctgagactagACTATTTTCTGTATTCCTTAGAATCTCTCCTGAGAGCTGTACAGGACAGGGGCTGGACCCCTTATGAAGGAGCCCAGAAAACAGAATAGTCTCCTGGCTGACTTTCTTCTTGTATATGTGCCAAAATTTTTCCTCTCCAAGAGGCAAGTGCAAGAAATCGGCCAGTGAGCCGTCTCTGGTCCATTCTGCCCCCCTTTGAGTCCCATGTTCCTTCTGTAATTTTGGTGCTTTGTCATCTACTTGGCCATGCCCAACTGCGCAGGGGTGGCTGGGGAAACGGAGATCCTGTCCAATCTAAGCCACAATGCTCACCACCTGGACCTCCTTGATCGCCCTCTGGGTTTGGAGGGGCTCTGCCTCCCCCAAGCTCTTAGCTCACTGTAgctgtcctccctccctgccctgaaTGTGCTCCACTGTAGTCTGGATTTAGAGCAACTCTTGAAAGCTGCAAGGCAGGGCCCAAGTTTCCCCCGCTCAGCTAACAGCAGACAGATTACTGATGTCAGGTGCATGCAGGAGGTGCAATGAAGCAGTGGAGGGGAAGCTGGCGCACCCTGCCCTGCTGTGTGCCCTGGCCATGGGCGCACAGTGAGCCTGGCTTCCTGAAGGGTCTGCTGGCTTTGG
This DNA window, taken from Balaenoptera ricei isolate mBalRic1 chromosome 15, mBalRic1.hap2, whole genome shotgun sequence, encodes the following:
- the DLGAP4 gene encoding disks large-associated protein 4 isoform X6; the encoded protein is MSGGGGADLAAPWPRTCVPEKKVDCIQPVPKEEPSPATKFQSIGVQVEDDWRSSAPSHSMSSRRDTDSDTQDANDSSCKSSERSLPDCTPHPDSISIDAGPRQTPRIAQIKRNLSYGEDSDPALEASSLPPPDPWLETSSSSPAEPAQPGACRRDGYWFLKLLQAETERLEGWCCQMDKETKENSLSEEVLGKVLSAVGSAQLLMSQKFQQFRGLCEQNLNPDANPRPTAQDLAGFWDLLQLSIEDISMKFDELYHLKANSWQLVETPEKRKEEKKPPPPVPKKPAKSKPAVSRDKASDAGDKQRQEARKRLLAAKRAASVRQNSATESADSIEIYVPEAQTRL
- the DLGAP4 gene encoding disks large-associated protein 4 isoform X7, translated to MSGGGGADLAAPWPRTCVPEKKERTRRNDSHLSEDNGPKAIDVMAPSSESSAPSHSMSSRRDTDSDTQDANDSSCKSSERSLPDCTPHPDSISIDAGPRQTPRIAQIKRNLSYGEDSDPALEASSLPPPDPWLETSSSSPAEPAQPGACRRDGYWFLKLLQAETERLEGWCCQMDKETKENSLSEEVLGKVLSAVGSAQLLMSQKFQQFRGLCEQNLNPDANPRPTAQDLAGFWDLLQLSIEDISMKFDELYHLKANSWQLVETPEKRKEEKKPPPPVPKKPAKSKPAVSRDKASDAGDKQRQEARKRLLAAKRAASVRQNSATESADSIEIYVPEAQTRL